A single Pyxicephalus adspersus chromosome 8, UCB_Pads_2.0, whole genome shotgun sequence DNA region contains:
- the TATDN2 gene encoding putative deoxyribonuclease TATDN2 isoform X2 — MTARPGTVSNAVFVSCGGTMADRRGSRKHKWSIPPEISPSKYLRGSDSKFPSGVYRCRDRTSDSSSPPRERQVTLYPYESTQKRSLDLRDGGNSIERAQGRGQQRTSSLDFQRSERQKMSTPSPVMEGDHRLEMNDDSKTKSEGLHRARGRRLHAPSLLFKRAFSDILGGSPRQRRSLDSQTTSQPEAERITCLQRQDFKDSEPSPRKDNPEKESADHTSWLRRTITKEVAKEEPEVCKEEEEAPKQKSKPLPRMDTPGKESADHPSWLRGTTTRSVSIEKSQVCKEKPEACKKEVMVHKQKSEPSSKTYTTVKEIAEEKSSWISGSPHHPNYLRQTITRAAPKEEMEVRNKKPKDHKEKSEARKDEKEDHKERPRAPEDTSRLVFIDDSDNDSDTGDHLDKDPSIGSDFSDIEDMGTLARFSQEDSPLPGCSAESTTAGTSTPSYVMHPPHLYGSSWNKYTDLWPTSPLYKPSVEQNTWRQGVLNQSCVSDVYVNAELSKNTSSESEDEVDKRPERSSSPFTQRTCDDKTKTEQRTLDISSAMDYNTPKFLREGFIDTHCHLDMLFARLQHKHSFADLRKQYASTFPSEFQGCITDYCDPRTLERLPWRNVLNENLVWGAFGCHPHFAQYYTSELQEEMMQAMRHPKAIAYGEMGLDYSHKCSTTMSDQHAVFEKQLKLAVQLGKPLVIHCRDADDDLLKIMKKWVPRDYKIHRHCFTGNYKDIEPLLNEFPNLMVGFTAVLTYSSAASARQAVTRIPIDRLIIETDAPFFVPRQVPKSLCKFSHPGLALHTVEEVARLKNLSLKSVMTKVRDNTHWLYNI; from the exons ATGACTGCAAGGCCTGGAACTGTCAGCAATGCAGTCTTTGTGTCCTGCGGGG GCACTATGGCTGATAGGAGAGGTTCGCGGAAGCATAAATGGTCAATTCCACCAGAAATATCTCCAAGTAAATACTTGAGAGGCTCTGATTCGAAATTTCCGAGCGGGGTCTATCGCTGCAGAGATCGGACTTCTGATAGCTCCAGCCCACCCAGGGAGAGGCAAGTAACATTGTATCCCTATGAGAGTACGCAGAAACGCTCTCTGGATCTCAGGGATGGCGGTAACTCCATAGAAAGGGCGCAGGGCAGAGGCCAACAAAGGACAAGCAGCTTGGACTTTCAAAGATCTGAAAGACAGAAGATGTCTACACCTTCTCCAGTGATGGAG GGAGATCACCGATTAGAGATGAATGATGACAGCAAAACAAAATCTGAGGGTTTGCACAGGGCCCGGGGACGAAGGCTCCATGCTCCGTCCTTGCTATTTAAGAGAGCGTTCAGCGACATTTTGGGAGGTTCTCCGAGACAAAGAAGATCACTGGACAGTCAAACGACAAGTCAGCCAGAAGCAGAGAGGATAACTTGTCTCCAGCGACAGGACTTCAAGGATTCAGAGCCTTCACCCAGGAAAGACAACCCTGAGAAAGAGAGTGCAGATCATACAAGCTGGTTAAGGAGAACAATCACAAAAGAGGTTGCTAAAGAAGAACCAGAGGTCTGTAAAGAGGAAGAGGAGGCCCCTAAACAGAAATCAAAGCCATTACCCAGGATGGACACCCCCGGGAAAGAGAGTGCAGATCACCCAAGCTGGTTAAGGGGGACAACAACAAGATCAGTTTCTATAGAAAAGTCTCAAGTCTGTAAAGAGAAGCCAGAGGCCTGCAAGAAGGAAGTCATGGTCCATAAACAGAAATCGGAACCATCATCCAAGACATACACCACAGTGAAAGAAATTGCGGAGGAGAAATCATCATGGATTTCGGGAAGTCCACATCACCCAAATTACCTAAGGCAAACTATTACAAGGGCAGCTCCTAAGGAAGAAATGGAGGTCAGAAATAAGAAACCAAAGGACCATAAGGAGAAATCAGAGGCCCGCAAGGACGAAAAGGAGGACCATAAAGAAAGACCAAGGGCTCCAGAGGACACATCACGACTTGTGTTCATAGATGACTCTGATAACGATTCTGATACA GGAGACCATCTGGATAAAGATCCATCTATAGGAAGTGACTTTTCTGATATAGAGGATATGGGCACATTGGCCAGATTTTCTCAAGAAGATTCACCTCTGCCAGGTTGTTCTGCGGAAAGCACCACAGCTGGGACATCAACACCCAGTTATGTTATGCACCCTCCCCATTTATATGGGAGCTCATGGAATAAGTATACAGACCTGTGGCCCACCAGCCCCTTGTACAAACCCAGTGTGGAGCAAAACACGTGGCGACAGGGCGTCCTTAACCAGAGCTGTGTATCAGACGTTTACGTTAATGCCGAGTTAAGCAAGAACACGTCCAGTGAAAGTGAAGACGAGGTTGATAAGAGACCAGAGAGATCGAGCTCCCCTTTTACACAACGGACATGTGATGACAAAACTAAAACCGAACAACGGACTTTAGATATTTCTTCCGCTATGGACTACAACACCCCAAAATTCTTGCGCGAGGGTTTTATAGACACTCATTGCCACCTGGATATGCTCTTTGCACGGCTGCAACATAAGCATTCTTTTGCAGATCTTCGTAAACAATATGCCTCTACGTTCCCCTCTGAATTTCAGGGCTGCATCACAGATTACTGTGACCCCCGCACGTTGGAGAGGCTTCCGTGGCGAAACGTTCTGAACGAGAACCTGGTCTGGGGGGCATTTGGATGTCACCCACACTTTGCACAATATTATACCAGTGAACTGCAGGAGGAGATGATGCAAGCTATGCGGCACCCAAAAGCAATTGCCTATGGGGAGATGGGTCTGGATTACTCCCACAAATGTTCAACGACCATGTCGGATCAGCATGCG GTGTTCGAGAAGCAGTTGAAGCTGGCTGTGCAATTGGGAAAGCCTCTTGTTATTCATTGTCGGGATGCAGATGATGACCTGCTTAAAATAATGAAGAAGTGGGTTCCCCGGGACTACAAGATACATCG ACACTGCTTCACTGGCAACTATAAAGACATTGAACCCCTCTTGAATGAGTTTCCAAACTTAATGGTGGGCTTCACTGCCGTCCTGACATACTCTTCAGCAGCGAGTGCACGGCAAGCTGTTACTCGGATCCCGATAGACAGGCTGATCATAGAAACAGATGCTCCGTTCTTTGTACCTAGACAG GTACCTAAAAGCCTGTGTAAATTTTCACACCCAGGTCTCGCCCTGCACACTGTTGAGGAAGTTGCCCGCTTGAAGAACTTATCCCTGAAATCCGTCATGACAAAGGTCCGTGATAACACCCACtggctgtataatatataa
- the TATDN2 gene encoding putative deoxyribonuclease TATDN2 isoform X1, producing the protein MAGTGVLQYNKCRFGELHAVQLRGTMADRRGSRKHKWSIPPEISPSKYLRGSDSKFPSGVYRCRDRTSDSSSPPRERQVTLYPYESTQKRSLDLRDGGNSIERAQGRGQQRTSSLDFQRSERQKMSTPSPVMEGDHRLEMNDDSKTKSEGLHRARGRRLHAPSLLFKRAFSDILGGSPRQRRSLDSQTTSQPEAERITCLQRQDFKDSEPSPRKDNPEKESADHTSWLRRTITKEVAKEEPEVCKEEEEAPKQKSKPLPRMDTPGKESADHPSWLRGTTTRSVSIEKSQVCKEKPEACKKEVMVHKQKSEPSSKTYTTVKEIAEEKSSWISGSPHHPNYLRQTITRAAPKEEMEVRNKKPKDHKEKSEARKDEKEDHKERPRAPEDTSRLVFIDDSDNDSDTGDHLDKDPSIGSDFSDIEDMGTLARFSQEDSPLPGCSAESTTAGTSTPSYVMHPPHLYGSSWNKYTDLWPTSPLYKPSVEQNTWRQGVLNQSCVSDVYVNAELSKNTSSESEDEVDKRPERSSSPFTQRTCDDKTKTEQRTLDISSAMDYNTPKFLREGFIDTHCHLDMLFARLQHKHSFADLRKQYASTFPSEFQGCITDYCDPRTLERLPWRNVLNENLVWGAFGCHPHFAQYYTSELQEEMMQAMRHPKAIAYGEMGLDYSHKCSTTMSDQHAVFEKQLKLAVQLGKPLVIHCRDADDDLLKIMKKWVPRDYKIHRHCFTGNYKDIEPLLNEFPNLMVGFTAVLTYSSAASARQAVTRIPIDRLIIETDAPFFVPRQVPKSLCKFSHPGLALHTVEEVARLKNLSLKSVMTKVRDNTHWLYNI; encoded by the exons ATGGCGGGGACAGGTGTCCTGCAGTACAACAAATGCAGGTTTGGTGAGTTGCATGCAGTTCAATTAAGAG GCACTATGGCTGATAGGAGAGGTTCGCGGAAGCATAAATGGTCAATTCCACCAGAAATATCTCCAAGTAAATACTTGAGAGGCTCTGATTCGAAATTTCCGAGCGGGGTCTATCGCTGCAGAGATCGGACTTCTGATAGCTCCAGCCCACCCAGGGAGAGGCAAGTAACATTGTATCCCTATGAGAGTACGCAGAAACGCTCTCTGGATCTCAGGGATGGCGGTAACTCCATAGAAAGGGCGCAGGGCAGAGGCCAACAAAGGACAAGCAGCTTGGACTTTCAAAGATCTGAAAGACAGAAGATGTCTACACCTTCTCCAGTGATGGAG GGAGATCACCGATTAGAGATGAATGATGACAGCAAAACAAAATCTGAGGGTTTGCACAGGGCCCGGGGACGAAGGCTCCATGCTCCGTCCTTGCTATTTAAGAGAGCGTTCAGCGACATTTTGGGAGGTTCTCCGAGACAAAGAAGATCACTGGACAGTCAAACGACAAGTCAGCCAGAAGCAGAGAGGATAACTTGTCTCCAGCGACAGGACTTCAAGGATTCAGAGCCTTCACCCAGGAAAGACAACCCTGAGAAAGAGAGTGCAGATCATACAAGCTGGTTAAGGAGAACAATCACAAAAGAGGTTGCTAAAGAAGAACCAGAGGTCTGTAAAGAGGAAGAGGAGGCCCCTAAACAGAAATCAAAGCCATTACCCAGGATGGACACCCCCGGGAAAGAGAGTGCAGATCACCCAAGCTGGTTAAGGGGGACAACAACAAGATCAGTTTCTATAGAAAAGTCTCAAGTCTGTAAAGAGAAGCCAGAGGCCTGCAAGAAGGAAGTCATGGTCCATAAACAGAAATCGGAACCATCATCCAAGACATACACCACAGTGAAAGAAATTGCGGAGGAGAAATCATCATGGATTTCGGGAAGTCCACATCACCCAAATTACCTAAGGCAAACTATTACAAGGGCAGCTCCTAAGGAAGAAATGGAGGTCAGAAATAAGAAACCAAAGGACCATAAGGAGAAATCAGAGGCCCGCAAGGACGAAAAGGAGGACCATAAAGAAAGACCAAGGGCTCCAGAGGACACATCACGACTTGTGTTCATAGATGACTCTGATAACGATTCTGATACA GGAGACCATCTGGATAAAGATCCATCTATAGGAAGTGACTTTTCTGATATAGAGGATATGGGCACATTGGCCAGATTTTCTCAAGAAGATTCACCTCTGCCAGGTTGTTCTGCGGAAAGCACCACAGCTGGGACATCAACACCCAGTTATGTTATGCACCCTCCCCATTTATATGGGAGCTCATGGAATAAGTATACAGACCTGTGGCCCACCAGCCCCTTGTACAAACCCAGTGTGGAGCAAAACACGTGGCGACAGGGCGTCCTTAACCAGAGCTGTGTATCAGACGTTTACGTTAATGCCGAGTTAAGCAAGAACACGTCCAGTGAAAGTGAAGACGAGGTTGATAAGAGACCAGAGAGATCGAGCTCCCCTTTTACACAACGGACATGTGATGACAAAACTAAAACCGAACAACGGACTTTAGATATTTCTTCCGCTATGGACTACAACACCCCAAAATTCTTGCGCGAGGGTTTTATAGACACTCATTGCCACCTGGATATGCTCTTTGCACGGCTGCAACATAAGCATTCTTTTGCAGATCTTCGTAAACAATATGCCTCTACGTTCCCCTCTGAATTTCAGGGCTGCATCACAGATTACTGTGACCCCCGCACGTTGGAGAGGCTTCCGTGGCGAAACGTTCTGAACGAGAACCTGGTCTGGGGGGCATTTGGATGTCACCCACACTTTGCACAATATTATACCAGTGAACTGCAGGAGGAGATGATGCAAGCTATGCGGCACCCAAAAGCAATTGCCTATGGGGAGATGGGTCTGGATTACTCCCACAAATGTTCAACGACCATGTCGGATCAGCATGCG GTGTTCGAGAAGCAGTTGAAGCTGGCTGTGCAATTGGGAAAGCCTCTTGTTATTCATTGTCGGGATGCAGATGATGACCTGCTTAAAATAATGAAGAAGTGGGTTCCCCGGGACTACAAGATACATCG ACACTGCTTCACTGGCAACTATAAAGACATTGAACCCCTCTTGAATGAGTTTCCAAACTTAATGGTGGGCTTCACTGCCGTCCTGACATACTCTTCAGCAGCGAGTGCACGGCAAGCTGTTACTCGGATCCCGATAGACAGGCTGATCATAGAAACAGATGCTCCGTTCTTTGTACCTAGACAG GTACCTAAAAGCCTGTGTAAATTTTCACACCCAGGTCTCGCCCTGCACACTGTTGAGGAAGTTGCCCGCTTGAAGAACTTATCCCTGAAATCCGTCATGACAAAGGTCCGTGATAACACCCACtggctgtataatatataa
- the TATDN2 gene encoding putative deoxyribonuclease TATDN2 isoform X3, translating into MAGTGVLQYNKCRFGTMADRRGSRKHKWSIPPEISPSKYLRGSDSKFPSGVYRCRDRTSDSSSPPRERQVTLYPYESTQKRSLDLRDGGNSIERAQGRGQQRTSSLDFQRSERQKMSTPSPVMEGDHRLEMNDDSKTKSEGLHRARGRRLHAPSLLFKRAFSDILGGSPRQRRSLDSQTTSQPEAERITCLQRQDFKDSEPSPRKDNPEKESADHTSWLRRTITKEVAKEEPEVCKEEEEAPKQKSKPLPRMDTPGKESADHPSWLRGTTTRSVSIEKSQVCKEKPEACKKEVMVHKQKSEPSSKTYTTVKEIAEEKSSWISGSPHHPNYLRQTITRAAPKEEMEVRNKKPKDHKEKSEARKDEKEDHKERPRAPEDTSRLVFIDDSDNDSDTGDHLDKDPSIGSDFSDIEDMGTLARFSQEDSPLPGCSAESTTAGTSTPSYVMHPPHLYGSSWNKYTDLWPTSPLYKPSVEQNTWRQGVLNQSCVSDVYVNAELSKNTSSESEDEVDKRPERSSSPFTQRTCDDKTKTEQRTLDISSAMDYNTPKFLREGFIDTHCHLDMLFARLQHKHSFADLRKQYASTFPSEFQGCITDYCDPRTLERLPWRNVLNENLVWGAFGCHPHFAQYYTSELQEEMMQAMRHPKAIAYGEMGLDYSHKCSTTMSDQHAVFEKQLKLAVQLGKPLVIHCRDADDDLLKIMKKWVPRDYKIHRHCFTGNYKDIEPLLNEFPNLMVGFTAVLTYSSAASARQAVTRIPIDRLIIETDAPFFVPRQVPKSLCKFSHPGLALHTVEEVARLKNLSLKSVMTKVRDNTHWLYNI; encoded by the exons ATGGCGGGGACAGGTGTCCTGCAGTACAACAAATGCAGGTTTG GCACTATGGCTGATAGGAGAGGTTCGCGGAAGCATAAATGGTCAATTCCACCAGAAATATCTCCAAGTAAATACTTGAGAGGCTCTGATTCGAAATTTCCGAGCGGGGTCTATCGCTGCAGAGATCGGACTTCTGATAGCTCCAGCCCACCCAGGGAGAGGCAAGTAACATTGTATCCCTATGAGAGTACGCAGAAACGCTCTCTGGATCTCAGGGATGGCGGTAACTCCATAGAAAGGGCGCAGGGCAGAGGCCAACAAAGGACAAGCAGCTTGGACTTTCAAAGATCTGAAAGACAGAAGATGTCTACACCTTCTCCAGTGATGGAG GGAGATCACCGATTAGAGATGAATGATGACAGCAAAACAAAATCTGAGGGTTTGCACAGGGCCCGGGGACGAAGGCTCCATGCTCCGTCCTTGCTATTTAAGAGAGCGTTCAGCGACATTTTGGGAGGTTCTCCGAGACAAAGAAGATCACTGGACAGTCAAACGACAAGTCAGCCAGAAGCAGAGAGGATAACTTGTCTCCAGCGACAGGACTTCAAGGATTCAGAGCCTTCACCCAGGAAAGACAACCCTGAGAAAGAGAGTGCAGATCATACAAGCTGGTTAAGGAGAACAATCACAAAAGAGGTTGCTAAAGAAGAACCAGAGGTCTGTAAAGAGGAAGAGGAGGCCCCTAAACAGAAATCAAAGCCATTACCCAGGATGGACACCCCCGGGAAAGAGAGTGCAGATCACCCAAGCTGGTTAAGGGGGACAACAACAAGATCAGTTTCTATAGAAAAGTCTCAAGTCTGTAAAGAGAAGCCAGAGGCCTGCAAGAAGGAAGTCATGGTCCATAAACAGAAATCGGAACCATCATCCAAGACATACACCACAGTGAAAGAAATTGCGGAGGAGAAATCATCATGGATTTCGGGAAGTCCACATCACCCAAATTACCTAAGGCAAACTATTACAAGGGCAGCTCCTAAGGAAGAAATGGAGGTCAGAAATAAGAAACCAAAGGACCATAAGGAGAAATCAGAGGCCCGCAAGGACGAAAAGGAGGACCATAAAGAAAGACCAAGGGCTCCAGAGGACACATCACGACTTGTGTTCATAGATGACTCTGATAACGATTCTGATACA GGAGACCATCTGGATAAAGATCCATCTATAGGAAGTGACTTTTCTGATATAGAGGATATGGGCACATTGGCCAGATTTTCTCAAGAAGATTCACCTCTGCCAGGTTGTTCTGCGGAAAGCACCACAGCTGGGACATCAACACCCAGTTATGTTATGCACCCTCCCCATTTATATGGGAGCTCATGGAATAAGTATACAGACCTGTGGCCCACCAGCCCCTTGTACAAACCCAGTGTGGAGCAAAACACGTGGCGACAGGGCGTCCTTAACCAGAGCTGTGTATCAGACGTTTACGTTAATGCCGAGTTAAGCAAGAACACGTCCAGTGAAAGTGAAGACGAGGTTGATAAGAGACCAGAGAGATCGAGCTCCCCTTTTACACAACGGACATGTGATGACAAAACTAAAACCGAACAACGGACTTTAGATATTTCTTCCGCTATGGACTACAACACCCCAAAATTCTTGCGCGAGGGTTTTATAGACACTCATTGCCACCTGGATATGCTCTTTGCACGGCTGCAACATAAGCATTCTTTTGCAGATCTTCGTAAACAATATGCCTCTACGTTCCCCTCTGAATTTCAGGGCTGCATCACAGATTACTGTGACCCCCGCACGTTGGAGAGGCTTCCGTGGCGAAACGTTCTGAACGAGAACCTGGTCTGGGGGGCATTTGGATGTCACCCACACTTTGCACAATATTATACCAGTGAACTGCAGGAGGAGATGATGCAAGCTATGCGGCACCCAAAAGCAATTGCCTATGGGGAGATGGGTCTGGATTACTCCCACAAATGTTCAACGACCATGTCGGATCAGCATGCG GTGTTCGAGAAGCAGTTGAAGCTGGCTGTGCAATTGGGAAAGCCTCTTGTTATTCATTGTCGGGATGCAGATGATGACCTGCTTAAAATAATGAAGAAGTGGGTTCCCCGGGACTACAAGATACATCG ACACTGCTTCACTGGCAACTATAAAGACATTGAACCCCTCTTGAATGAGTTTCCAAACTTAATGGTGGGCTTCACTGCCGTCCTGACATACTCTTCAGCAGCGAGTGCACGGCAAGCTGTTACTCGGATCCCGATAGACAGGCTGATCATAGAAACAGATGCTCCGTTCTTTGTACCTAGACAG GTACCTAAAAGCCTGTGTAAATTTTCACACCCAGGTCTCGCCCTGCACACTGTTGAGGAAGTTGCCCGCTTGAAGAACTTATCCCTGAAATCCGTCATGACAAAGGTCCGTGATAACACCCACtggctgtataatatataa
- the TATDN2 gene encoding putative deoxyribonuclease TATDN2 isoform X4, whose protein sequence is MADRRGSRKHKWSIPPEISPSKYLRGSDSKFPSGVYRCRDRTSDSSSPPRERQVTLYPYESTQKRSLDLRDGGNSIERAQGRGQQRTSSLDFQRSERQKMSTPSPVMEGDHRLEMNDDSKTKSEGLHRARGRRLHAPSLLFKRAFSDILGGSPRQRRSLDSQTTSQPEAERITCLQRQDFKDSEPSPRKDNPEKESADHTSWLRRTITKEVAKEEPEVCKEEEEAPKQKSKPLPRMDTPGKESADHPSWLRGTTTRSVSIEKSQVCKEKPEACKKEVMVHKQKSEPSSKTYTTVKEIAEEKSSWISGSPHHPNYLRQTITRAAPKEEMEVRNKKPKDHKEKSEARKDEKEDHKERPRAPEDTSRLVFIDDSDNDSDTGDHLDKDPSIGSDFSDIEDMGTLARFSQEDSPLPGCSAESTTAGTSTPSYVMHPPHLYGSSWNKYTDLWPTSPLYKPSVEQNTWRQGVLNQSCVSDVYVNAELSKNTSSESEDEVDKRPERSSSPFTQRTCDDKTKTEQRTLDISSAMDYNTPKFLREGFIDTHCHLDMLFARLQHKHSFADLRKQYASTFPSEFQGCITDYCDPRTLERLPWRNVLNENLVWGAFGCHPHFAQYYTSELQEEMMQAMRHPKAIAYGEMGLDYSHKCSTTMSDQHAVFEKQLKLAVQLGKPLVIHCRDADDDLLKIMKKWVPRDYKIHRHCFTGNYKDIEPLLNEFPNLMVGFTAVLTYSSAASARQAVTRIPIDRLIIETDAPFFVPRQVPKSLCKFSHPGLALHTVEEVARLKNLSLKSVMTKVRDNTHWLYNI, encoded by the exons ATGGCTGATAGGAGAGGTTCGCGGAAGCATAAATGGTCAATTCCACCAGAAATATCTCCAAGTAAATACTTGAGAGGCTCTGATTCGAAATTTCCGAGCGGGGTCTATCGCTGCAGAGATCGGACTTCTGATAGCTCCAGCCCACCCAGGGAGAGGCAAGTAACATTGTATCCCTATGAGAGTACGCAGAAACGCTCTCTGGATCTCAGGGATGGCGGTAACTCCATAGAAAGGGCGCAGGGCAGAGGCCAACAAAGGACAAGCAGCTTGGACTTTCAAAGATCTGAAAGACAGAAGATGTCTACACCTTCTCCAGTGATGGAG GGAGATCACCGATTAGAGATGAATGATGACAGCAAAACAAAATCTGAGGGTTTGCACAGGGCCCGGGGACGAAGGCTCCATGCTCCGTCCTTGCTATTTAAGAGAGCGTTCAGCGACATTTTGGGAGGTTCTCCGAGACAAAGAAGATCACTGGACAGTCAAACGACAAGTCAGCCAGAAGCAGAGAGGATAACTTGTCTCCAGCGACAGGACTTCAAGGATTCAGAGCCTTCACCCAGGAAAGACAACCCTGAGAAAGAGAGTGCAGATCATACAAGCTGGTTAAGGAGAACAATCACAAAAGAGGTTGCTAAAGAAGAACCAGAGGTCTGTAAAGAGGAAGAGGAGGCCCCTAAACAGAAATCAAAGCCATTACCCAGGATGGACACCCCCGGGAAAGAGAGTGCAGATCACCCAAGCTGGTTAAGGGGGACAACAACAAGATCAGTTTCTATAGAAAAGTCTCAAGTCTGTAAAGAGAAGCCAGAGGCCTGCAAGAAGGAAGTCATGGTCCATAAACAGAAATCGGAACCATCATCCAAGACATACACCACAGTGAAAGAAATTGCGGAGGAGAAATCATCATGGATTTCGGGAAGTCCACATCACCCAAATTACCTAAGGCAAACTATTACAAGGGCAGCTCCTAAGGAAGAAATGGAGGTCAGAAATAAGAAACCAAAGGACCATAAGGAGAAATCAGAGGCCCGCAAGGACGAAAAGGAGGACCATAAAGAAAGACCAAGGGCTCCAGAGGACACATCACGACTTGTGTTCATAGATGACTCTGATAACGATTCTGATACA GGAGACCATCTGGATAAAGATCCATCTATAGGAAGTGACTTTTCTGATATAGAGGATATGGGCACATTGGCCAGATTTTCTCAAGAAGATTCACCTCTGCCAGGTTGTTCTGCGGAAAGCACCACAGCTGGGACATCAACACCCAGTTATGTTATGCACCCTCCCCATTTATATGGGAGCTCATGGAATAAGTATACAGACCTGTGGCCCACCAGCCCCTTGTACAAACCCAGTGTGGAGCAAAACACGTGGCGACAGGGCGTCCTTAACCAGAGCTGTGTATCAGACGTTTACGTTAATGCCGAGTTAAGCAAGAACACGTCCAGTGAAAGTGAAGACGAGGTTGATAAGAGACCAGAGAGATCGAGCTCCCCTTTTACACAACGGACATGTGATGACAAAACTAAAACCGAACAACGGACTTTAGATATTTCTTCCGCTATGGACTACAACACCCCAAAATTCTTGCGCGAGGGTTTTATAGACACTCATTGCCACCTGGATATGCTCTTTGCACGGCTGCAACATAAGCATTCTTTTGCAGATCTTCGTAAACAATATGCCTCTACGTTCCCCTCTGAATTTCAGGGCTGCATCACAGATTACTGTGACCCCCGCACGTTGGAGAGGCTTCCGTGGCGAAACGTTCTGAACGAGAACCTGGTCTGGGGGGCATTTGGATGTCACCCACACTTTGCACAATATTATACCAGTGAACTGCAGGAGGAGATGATGCAAGCTATGCGGCACCCAAAAGCAATTGCCTATGGGGAGATGGGTCTGGATTACTCCCACAAATGTTCAACGACCATGTCGGATCAGCATGCG GTGTTCGAGAAGCAGTTGAAGCTGGCTGTGCAATTGGGAAAGCCTCTTGTTATTCATTGTCGGGATGCAGATGATGACCTGCTTAAAATAATGAAGAAGTGGGTTCCCCGGGACTACAAGATACATCG ACACTGCTTCACTGGCAACTATAAAGACATTGAACCCCTCTTGAATGAGTTTCCAAACTTAATGGTGGGCTTCACTGCCGTCCTGACATACTCTTCAGCAGCGAGTGCACGGCAAGCTGTTACTCGGATCCCGATAGACAGGCTGATCATAGAAACAGATGCTCCGTTCTTTGTACCTAGACAG GTACCTAAAAGCCTGTGTAAATTTTCACACCCAGGTCTCGCCCTGCACACTGTTGAGGAAGTTGCCCGCTTGAAGAACTTATCCCTGAAATCCGTCATGACAAAGGTCCGTGATAACACCCACtggctgtataatatataa